A stretch of Pseudomonas sp. 7SR1 DNA encodes these proteins:
- a CDS encoding HIT family protein: MSLHGQYDPQNIFALILRGDAPCYKIYEDDQVLAFLDIFPQSTGHVLVIPKASRARNILEVEPTVLSAMMSAVQYLTRIIVDELQPDGVQIAQFNGAVAGQTVYHIHMHIIPRWEGLQAGEHGRGKAEAEELRALQARLVARLSAAQDAR, encoded by the coding sequence ATGAGCCTCCACGGTCAATACGATCCACAGAACATCTTTGCCCTGATCCTTCGCGGCGACGCGCCGTGCTACAAAATCTACGAAGACGACCAGGTCCTGGCTTTCCTGGACATCTTTCCCCAGTCCACCGGCCACGTCCTGGTCATTCCCAAGGCCTCCCGGGCCCGCAACATCCTGGAGGTCGAACCCACCGTGCTGAGCGCGATGATGTCGGCCGTGCAGTACCTGACGCGAATCATCGTCGACGAGCTGCAGCCCGATGGCGTCCAGATCGCGCAATTCAACGGTGCGGTGGCCGGGCAGACGGTCTATCACATTCACATGCACATCATCCCTCGCTGGGAAGGCCTGCAGGCGGGCGAACACGGCAGGGGCAAGGCCGAGGCCGAAGAACTCAGGGCGCTCCAGGCGCGGCTGGTCGCACGGCTCAGCGCCGCGCAAGACGCCAGGTGA
- a CDS encoding lipocalin-like domain-containing protein, with amino-acid sequence MKWLPALLLVAAGAVGASERLWPAGPNEIAGTWRMVSATLERDGRIERPYGEHPQGMLVFTADMHFVEVLTNGQAPRFESDVRGNGKDEENRRAMASSIGFFGTYTVDAQGHFSGNRVEGSTFPNWVGSVRTKQELQLKVEGERMFESFTRPDGGRVSAEFVRVR; translated from the coding sequence ATGAAGTGGCTGCCTGCGCTTCTGCTCGTCGCGGCCGGGGCCGTTGGTGCCAGTGAACGCCTGTGGCCGGCTGGCCCCAACGAAATCGCCGGCACGTGGCGCATGGTGTCCGCCACGCTGGAACGCGACGGTCGCATCGAACGGCCCTATGGCGAGCATCCCCAGGGCATGCTGGTCTTCACCGCCGACATGCACTTTGTCGAGGTGCTCACCAATGGCCAGGCCCCACGCTTTGAATCAGACGTACGCGGCAATGGCAAGGATGAGGAGAACCGGCGCGCCATGGCCTCGAGCATCGGTTTCTTCGGCACCTATACCGTGGACGCCCAGGGGCATTTTTCGGGCAACCGTGTGGAGGGCTCCACGTTCCCGAATTGGGTCGGCAGCGTTCGCACGAAACAGGAGCTGCAACTCAAGGTGGAAGGCGAGCGGATGTTCGAAAGCTTTACACGCCCGGACGGCGGGCGGGTGAGCGCCGAGTTCGTGCGGGTTCGCTAG
- a CDS encoding SDR family oxidoreductase — MKTWLITGASSGIGWAMTRKLLERGDRVVACGRRATAFEALQRMAADRLRVALFDITDTHALRRALDDAFQAFGRIDTVVSNAGYGLFGAAEEASDAQIERQIATNLSASIQLVRAALPHLRAQGGGRIVQVSSEGGQVAYPNFSLYHATKWGIEGFLDAVAQEVAPFGIDVVIAEPGPTETGFGQGLDHATPLPVYDVTPAGEMRRALSGGTFEVKGDVERTVEAIIQVADSARPRRRIALGSTAFEHIHQALTARLDDLMAQRALTLTADKP; from the coding sequence ATGAAGACATGGTTGATCACAGGTGCGTCGTCCGGGATTGGCTGGGCCATGACCCGCAAGCTGCTGGAGCGAGGCGACCGGGTGGTGGCTTGCGGGCGACGGGCCACAGCCTTCGAAGCGCTCCAGCGGATGGCGGCAGACCGGCTGCGTGTCGCGCTTTTCGATATCACCGACACGCACGCCTTGCGTCGAGCGCTGGACGACGCCTTCCAGGCTTTCGGGCGCATCGACACGGTGGTCAGCAACGCGGGCTACGGGTTGTTCGGCGCCGCGGAGGAGGCCAGTGATGCGCAGATCGAGCGCCAGATCGCCACCAACCTGAGCGCCTCGATCCAGCTGGTGCGCGCGGCGCTGCCTCATCTGCGGGCCCAGGGCGGCGGGCGGATCGTGCAGGTGTCCTCCGAGGGCGGTCAGGTGGCCTATCCCAACTTCAGCCTGTACCACGCCACCAAGTGGGGCATCGAAGGCTTTCTTGATGCGGTCGCGCAAGAGGTCGCCCCGTTTGGCATCGACGTCGTCATTGCCGAACCGGGGCCGACCGAGACCGGCTTCGGCCAGGGCCTGGATCACGCGACGCCGCTCCCTGTCTACGATGTGACGCCGGCTGGCGAGATGCGCCGGGCCTTGTCCGGCGGAACGTTCGAAGTGAAGGGAGACGTCGAGCGCACGGTCGAGGCGATCATCCAGGTGGCGGATTCGGCCCGGCCCAGGCGCCGCATTGCGCTGGGCAGCACGGCATTCGAGCACATCCATCAGGCACTGACCGCTCGGCTGGACGACCTGATGGCGCAAAGAGCCCTGACCCTGACGGCGGACAAGCCATGA
- a CDS encoding LysR family transcriptional regulator: MADISLSDLKVFAHVAHHRGFQKAADALGVSRSSLSHAIKGLERRLGVRLLHRTTRSVAMTEAGEQLLLRLNPLLRELDDVLDAVSHGQDELVGTLRINASKGGARWLLKHVVPSFQQRYPRVALDLVAEGQLVDIVAEGFDAGVRLAESVPKDMIAVPFGGDVRFVAVAAPGYIQAFGLPVTPNDLMAHRCIRQRLPSGKRYRWEFEQGNRQLALDVPGTLCLDDNDLMVEAACAGLGIAFVPEPFARPALDEGALVLLLEDWTPASPGLCLYYADFRHVPAPLRAFIEVVREATQH; this comes from the coding sequence ATGGCCGATATCAGTCTTTCCGATCTCAAGGTTTTCGCTCACGTGGCGCACCATCGCGGTTTTCAGAAGGCCGCCGACGCGCTGGGCGTATCCCGGTCCTCCCTCAGCCATGCCATCAAGGGACTCGAGCGGCGTCTTGGCGTGCGCCTTCTGCATCGCACCACCCGCAGCGTGGCTATGACCGAGGCAGGCGAACAATTGCTGTTGCGCTTGAACCCGCTGTTGCGGGAACTGGACGACGTGCTGGATGCGGTCAGCCATGGTCAGGACGAACTGGTCGGCACCCTGCGTATCAACGCCAGCAAGGGCGGCGCGCGATGGTTGCTCAAGCACGTGGTCCCGTCGTTCCAGCAGCGTTACCCTCGTGTCGCGCTTGACCTGGTGGCCGAAGGGCAACTGGTGGATATCGTGGCCGAAGGTTTCGACGCCGGCGTGCGCCTGGCTGAATCCGTTCCCAAGGACATGATCGCGGTGCCCTTCGGCGGCGACGTCCGGTTCGTGGCGGTCGCTGCGCCGGGTTATATCCAGGCGTTTGGCCTGCCCGTGACGCCGAACGACTTGATGGCCCACCGTTGCATTCGCCAACGCCTGCCCAGCGGGAAGCGCTATCGCTGGGAGTTTGAACAGGGCAATCGGCAACTCGCGCTGGACGTGCCCGGCACGCTGTGCCTGGACGACAACGACCTGATGGTCGAGGCGGCTTGCGCTGGCTTGGGGATCGCCTTCGTTCCGGAGCCCTTCGCCCGCCCGGCCTTGGATGAAGGCGCGCTGGTCCTGCTCCTGGAAGACTGGACGCCCGCCTCACCCGGCCTGTGTCTCTATTACGCCGATTTCCGCCATGTGCCCGCGCCACTGCGAGCATTCATCGAGGTGGTACGCGAGGCAACACAGCATTAG
- a CDS encoding type VI secretion system Vgr family protein: protein MEITQNNRLVQVDSPLGGDVLLLRSMEGSEELGRCFHYELDLTSDDRAITFDQLLGKPMGLTLELYDGAKRYFHGIVCSCRQLTGHGQFAGYRVSLRPWFWLLTRTSDCRIFQNKTVPDIIKQVLRDLGFSDFEDSLSGSYREWEYCVQYRETSFDFVSRLMEQEGIYYYFRHEKARHVLVMADAYGAHSTVPDYASVPFYPPDRQMRERDHFYDWQLARQVQPGSLALNDYDFSRPRASLEVRSSVPRSHSNSDYPLYDYPGEYLQSNDGEHYARTRIEAIHSQFERVQLRGRARGLGAGHLFKLSGYERTDQNREYLVVVARYQIRQEPYESGQADLGEQFTSELDCMDASQAFRPLPLTPMPIVRGPQTAVVVGPGGEEIWTDQYGRVKVHFHWDRHDQFNENSSCWIRVSQAWAGKNWGSVQIPRIGQEVIVSFLEGDPDRPIITGRVYNAEQTVPYKLPANATQSGVKSRSSKEGSPANFNEIRMEDKKGAEQLFIHAEKDQDIEVENDETHWVGHDRSKTIDNDETVHVKHDRTETVDNHETITIGVDRTEKVGNNEKISIGVNRTEDVGSNETITIGADRTERVGANEKISIASNRTEDVGGNETIGIGGNRNETVQGNEGIEINGNQSTRIGQNESRDVDQNRNSNVRQNDSLDVGKHFSLTAGDSITLTTGAASITMKKDGTILIKGKNITLDGSGAINIKANKNVVVKGQKILQN, encoded by the coding sequence ATGGAGATCACGCAAAACAACCGGCTGGTGCAGGTCGACAGTCCCCTGGGCGGCGATGTCCTGCTGCTCAGGAGCATGGAAGGCAGTGAAGAGTTGGGGCGTTGTTTCCACTATGAGCTGGATCTGACGTCCGATGATCGGGCGATCACGTTCGATCAGTTACTGGGCAAGCCCATGGGCCTGACCCTGGAACTGTATGACGGGGCCAAGCGCTACTTCCATGGCATTGTCTGCAGCTGCCGCCAACTGACCGGCCATGGCCAGTTCGCCGGTTACCGGGTCAGCCTGCGACCCTGGTTCTGGTTGCTCACGCGCACCTCGGACTGTCGGATCTTCCAGAACAAGACGGTGCCGGACATCATCAAGCAGGTGTTGCGCGACCTCGGTTTCTCCGACTTCGAAGACAGCCTCAGCGGCAGCTATCGTGAGTGGGAATACTGCGTTCAGTACCGCGAGACCAGCTTCGATTTCGTCAGTCGACTGATGGAACAGGAGGGTATCTATTACTACTTCCGCCATGAGAAGGCCCGTCACGTCCTGGTGATGGCCGATGCCTATGGCGCCCACTCCACGGTGCCGGATTACGCGTCGGTGCCCTTCTACCCGCCTGACCGGCAGATGCGCGAGCGCGACCATTTCTACGATTGGCAACTGGCGCGGCAAGTGCAACCCGGCTCCCTGGCGCTGAACGACTACGACTTCTCGCGGCCCCGCGCCAGTCTCGAGGTGCGTTCAAGCGTGCCGCGCAGCCATAGCAACAGCGACTACCCGCTATACGACTATCCCGGTGAATACCTGCAGAGCAACGACGGCGAGCACTACGCTCGTACCCGTATCGAGGCCATTCACAGCCAGTTCGAGCGGGTGCAGCTGCGTGGCCGCGCCCGCGGGCTCGGCGCCGGTCACTTGTTCAAGCTGAGCGGCTATGAACGAACGGACCAGAATCGCGAGTACCTGGTGGTGGTCGCCCGTTATCAGATCCGCCAGGAACCTTATGAAAGCGGCCAGGCTGACCTGGGCGAACAGTTCACCAGCGAACTGGATTGCATGGACGCCAGCCAGGCCTTCCGCCCTCTTCCCCTGACACCGATGCCCATCGTCCGCGGACCGCAGACGGCCGTGGTGGTCGGTCCCGGTGGCGAGGAGATCTGGACCGACCAGTATGGTCGGGTCAAGGTGCATTTCCATTGGGATCGCCATGACCAGTTCAACGAAAACAGCTCCTGCTGGATCCGGGTGTCCCAGGCCTGGGCCGGCAAGAACTGGGGATCGGTGCAGATTCCGCGGATTGGCCAGGAGGTGATCGTCAGCTTCCTCGAAGGCGACCCGGATCGGCCGATCATCACTGGTCGGGTCTACAACGCCGAGCAGACCGTACCTTACAAGTTGCCGGCCAACGCGACCCAGAGCGGCGTGAAGAGTCGCTCAAGCAAGGAAGGGTCGCCGGCCAACTTCAATGAAATCCGCATGGAAGACAAGAAAGGCGCGGAGCAACTGTTCATCCATGCCGAGAAAGACCAGGACATCGAGGTAGAAAACGACGAAACCCACTGGGTCGGTCATGACCGCAGCAAGACCATCGACAACGACGAAACCGTTCACGTCAAGCACGACCGCACCGAAACGGTGGACAACCACGAAACCATCACCATCGGCGTGGACCGGACCGAGAAGGTCGGCAACAACGAAAAGATCAGCATCGGCGTCAATCGTACCGAGGATGTCGGCAGCAACGAGACCATCACCATTGGCGCGGACCGCACGGAAAGAGTCGGTGCCAACGAAAAGATCTCCATCGCCAGCAATCGCACCGAGGACGTGGGTGGCAACGAGACCATCGGCATCGGCGGCAACCGCAACGAGACAGTCCAGGGCAATGAAGGCATCGAGATCAACGGAAACCAGAGTACCCGGATCGGCCAGAACGAATCACGGGACGTCGACCAGAACCGCAACAGCAATGTCCGGCAGAACGACAGCCTGGACGTCGGCAAGCATTTTTCCCTCACTGCCGGCGATTCCATCACCCTGACCACCGGGGCAGCCAGCATCACCATGAAGAAGGACGGCACCATCCTGATCAAGGGCAAGAATATTACCCTGGATGGCTCCGGCGCCATCAATATCAAGGCCAACAAGAATGTGGTCGTCAAAGGCCAGAAGATTTTGCAGAACTAG
- a CDS encoding DUF6484 domain-containing protein codes for MTVEYHLPVSSTSTPTRVDGVVIGVLLDVPMADAPVVAFAGCPVDTGLAARTTTPLTRDDIGAQVALMFEAGDVARPLVVGRIQRLQETVTPAIAHLDGERLEFSAEREIVLRCGKASITLTRAGKVIIRGTYLSSRSSGANRIKGGSVQIN; via the coding sequence ATGACCGTCGAATACCACCTCCCCGTTTCCTCGACATCCACCCCGACCCGGGTGGACGGCGTCGTGATTGGCGTGCTGCTGGATGTGCCCATGGCGGACGCTCCGGTGGTGGCCTTCGCCGGCTGCCCCGTTGACACAGGCCTTGCCGCACGCACCACCACCCCACTCACTCGCGATGACATCGGCGCCCAGGTCGCGCTGATGTTCGAAGCCGGGGACGTGGCCCGTCCGCTGGTGGTCGGGCGCATCCAGCGCTTGCAGGAAACCGTGACGCCGGCGATCGCCCATCTGGACGGAGAGCGCCTGGAGTTCAGCGCAGAACGGGAAATCGTCCTGCGCTGCGGCAAGGCCAGCATCACCCTGACCCGCGCGGGCAAAGTGATCATCCGCGGCACCTACCTTTCCAGCCGCTCCAGCGGGGCCAACCGCATCAAGGGCGGCTCGGTGCAGATCAACTAG
- a CDS encoding DUF2169 family type VI secretion system accessory protein: MELLNASKLAAAYTLGMGSDGRESLVVVAKGTFNLPLDGRVASLADAQQPLLMADTFLGEPGLSAPLQEMDFAPVKPCCDVLVRGKAYAPAGRPVTQLTAGIRIGRVSKAFSVLGPRQWQQGIMGVAPGAPQPFVEQDISYAQAFGGAHPTLNAPEMMRCYPHNPSGCGWYPSDIDSTGIVARPMPNTEELGKPIDSPSGDFRPMALGPIGRSWPQRGRFAGTYDDAWLADCFPFLPGDFDNRYFQAAPEDQQADYLRGGEDVLLLNLTPQERAGFRIPEMDVPVTFFLKKGGHETVRGVIDTLLIDTDARQVQLTWRVSRPLRRNLFEIAQVLVGTMPAGWWRARELGKDYYPSLRSLVKTRRAFEETDG; encoded by the coding sequence ATGGAATTGCTCAACGCCAGCAAACTGGCTGCTGCCTATACCCTGGGCATGGGGAGCGACGGTCGCGAATCCCTGGTCGTGGTGGCCAAGGGCACTTTCAACCTGCCACTGGATGGCCGCGTCGCGTCCCTGGCGGATGCCCAGCAGCCGCTGTTGATGGCCGATACTTTCCTGGGCGAGCCGGGGCTCAGCGCGCCGCTGCAGGAGATGGACTTCGCCCCGGTCAAGCCATGCTGCGATGTGCTGGTGCGCGGCAAGGCCTATGCACCCGCAGGCCGGCCCGTGACACAGTTGACCGCAGGCATTCGCATCGGCCGGGTCAGCAAGGCTTTTTCCGTGCTCGGTCCTCGGCAATGGCAGCAGGGAATAATGGGCGTTGCCCCAGGCGCGCCGCAGCCCTTTGTCGAGCAGGACATCTCCTACGCCCAGGCCTTCGGTGGTGCCCACCCCACGCTGAACGCCCCCGAAATGATGCGTTGCTATCCGCACAACCCGAGCGGTTGCGGTTGGTACCCCAGCGACATCGACAGTACTGGTATCGTCGCAAGACCGATGCCGAACACCGAGGAACTGGGCAAGCCGATCGACAGCCCCTCGGGGGACTTCCGGCCCATGGCCCTCGGCCCCATCGGGCGTAGCTGGCCGCAGCGGGGCCGTTTCGCCGGTACCTATGACGACGCCTGGTTGGCGGACTGCTTTCCGTTCCTGCCAGGGGATTTCGACAATCGCTACTTCCAGGCCGCCCCCGAGGACCAGCAGGCCGACTATCTGCGTGGCGGCGAAGATGTGCTGCTGCTCAATCTCACGCCTCAGGAACGCGCAGGCTTTCGCATTCCCGAGATGGATGTGCCGGTCACCTTCTTCCTGAAAAAAGGCGGCCACGAGACGGTGCGCGGGGTGATCGATACCCTGCTGATCGACACGGACGCTCGCCAGGTACAGTTGACCTGGCGTGTATCCCGGCCCCTGCGGCGCAATCTGTTCGAGATCGCCCAGGTGCTGGTCGGAACGATGCCTGCGGGCTGGTGGCGCGCCCGGGAGCTGGGCAAGGATTATTACCCATCGCTCCGCTCCCTGGTCAAAACCAGGCGGGCTTTCGAGGAGACAGACGGATGA
- a CDS encoding beta-ketoacyl synthase N-terminal-like domain-containing protein, whose amino-acid sequence MSALCIIGSGMVSAVGLSAPASCAAIRCAIDNFQETRFIDRGGEWLIAAGVMLEQPWRGRAKLIKMAARAIAEALQSAPGIDPQQTPLLLGLAEAERPGRLDGLDNSLLQAIEAELGLRFHPDSCIIARGRVSGAVALLDARTLIYQGGHRYVLVAGVDSFLAAPTLDAFEDRQRLLTSQNSNGFIPGEGAAAVVLTRPVASTEPQLTCIGLGFGMEKATVEAEDMPLRAEGLSQAIRAALGEAGCGLEQMDYRLTDISGEQYYFKEASLALGRTLRVRKEHFHLWHPADCIGEVGAAIGPAMLAVALAASRKGYGDGPNIFCHLGNDAGERAVALLSYQTTRAA is encoded by the coding sequence ATGAGCGCGCTGTGCATCATCGGTTCGGGCATGGTCAGCGCGGTCGGCCTCAGCGCACCGGCGAGCTGCGCGGCGATCCGTTGCGCCATCGACAACTTCCAGGAGACCCGCTTTATCGACCGTGGTGGCGAGTGGCTGATCGCCGCCGGCGTGATGTTGGAGCAGCCCTGGCGGGGTCGCGCCAAGCTGATCAAGATGGCCGCCCGCGCCATCGCCGAGGCATTGCAGAGCGCTCCCGGCATCGATCCGCAGCAGACGCCCCTGCTACTGGGCCTGGCGGAAGCCGAGCGCCCGGGTCGCCTCGATGGCCTGGACAACAGCTTGCTGCAAGCCATCGAGGCCGAGCTGGGCCTGCGCTTTCATCCTGACTCCTGCATCATCGCCCGTGGCCGGGTCAGCGGTGCCGTGGCCCTGCTCGATGCGCGCACGCTGATCTACCAGGGGGGGCATCGCTATGTACTCGTCGCCGGGGTGGATTCTTTTCTCGCCGCACCGACCCTGGACGCCTTCGAAGACCGCCAGCGCCTGCTCACCAGCCAGAACTCCAATGGTTTCATCCCTGGTGAAGGCGCCGCCGCTGTGGTGTTGACACGCCCTGTCGCCAGCACAGAGCCGCAATTGACCTGCATCGGCCTGGGGTTCGGGATGGAAAAGGCCACGGTGGAGGCCGAAGACATGCCCCTGCGCGCCGAAGGCCTGAGTCAAGCCATACGCGCGGCCCTGGGCGAAGCCGGCTGTGGGCTGGAACAGATGGATTATCGGCTCACCGACATTTCCGGAGAACAGTACTACTTCAAGGAGGCCTCTCTTGCCTTGGGCCGTACCCTGCGGGTGCGCAAGGAGCACTTCCATCTCTGGCATCCGGCCGACTGCATCGGCGAAGTCGGCGCCGCCATCGGCCCGGCCATGCTCGCCGTGGCCCTGGCCGCCAGCCGCAAGGGATACGGCGATGGCCCGAATATCTTCTGCCATCTGGGCAACGACGCCGGCGAACGTGCTGTCGCCCTGCTCAGTTACCAGACAACGAGGGCTGCCTGA
- a CDS encoding PAAR-like domain-containing protein: protein MANEVYANNMEISCKAADGKSVACFPDVCFTPPQTAATPLGVPIPYPNTGLAKDTTRGSRTVKISGKEVMLKDKSYFKTSYGDEAGNAPKKGIITNKIKGKVYFTAWSMNVKFEGENVVRNMDLTTHNHGSTANTLAWPYLDAVAMADPENPCVKSGTVKKIKAACPPPAKSLSRGAIPGPADNTSPECCEARKCMLVPNSPKTRCSKCGGKTPHHPVPVADLSTPRPINPKTGKLKVRGDAFVPTYDHNKAPCVCVEGADHNSREGPTEKLMQHGRIGRGYVVKRDAMLGGADDFTYAQISDLAAQAVADETGCDKDCLKAQIDKGHQDLGVGPESGMRRGEVRAPALEKKPKNPAPMI from the coding sequence ATGGCGAACGAGGTCTACGCCAACAATATGGAAATATCCTGCAAGGCGGCGGACGGCAAGTCGGTGGCCTGCTTCCCGGACGTCTGTTTCACCCCGCCGCAAACCGCCGCCACTCCACTGGGGGTGCCTATCCCCTACCCCAACACCGGCTTGGCCAAGGACACCACCCGGGGCTCGCGAACGGTGAAGATCAGTGGCAAGGAAGTCATGCTCAAGGACAAGAGCTACTTCAAGACCAGTTACGGGGACGAGGCTGGAAATGCGCCGAAGAAAGGCATCATCACCAATAAAATCAAGGGAAAGGTGTATTTCACTGCCTGGTCGATGAATGTGAAGTTCGAGGGCGAGAACGTCGTCCGGAACATGGACCTGACCACCCATAACCACGGCTCGACGGCCAACACGCTGGCGTGGCCGTACCTGGACGCGGTAGCCATGGCGGACCCCGAGAATCCGTGCGTCAAGTCCGGCACCGTGAAGAAAATCAAGGCGGCCTGCCCACCGCCGGCCAAGTCATTGTCGCGCGGTGCCATCCCCGGCCCAGCCGACAACACAAGCCCGGAATGCTGTGAAGCACGCAAGTGCATGCTGGTGCCAAACTCGCCAAAGACCCGTTGTTCGAAATGTGGCGGGAAGACACCCCACCACCCGGTGCCGGTGGCAGACCTGTCGACTCCCCGGCCGATCAACCCCAAGACCGGCAAACTGAAAGTGCGCGGGGACGCCTTCGTTCCTACCTACGATCACAACAAAGCTCCCTGCGTCTGCGTGGAAGGCGCCGACCACAACTCCCGTGAGGGGCCGACCGAAAAGCTCATGCAACATGGTCGTATCGGTCGCGGCTACGTGGTCAAGCGCGATGCGATGTTGGGCGGGGCCGATGACTTCACCTACGCACAGATCAGCGACCTCGCAGCCCAGGCGGTCGCCGATGAGACTGGCTGCGACAAAGACTGCCTGAAGGCCCAGATCGACAAGGGGCACCAGGATCTGGGCGTAGGCCCGGAATCAGGCATGCGCAGGGGCGAAGTTCGCGCACCAGCCCTGGAGAAGAAGCCGAAGAATCCGGCCCCAATGATATAG
- a CDS encoding WD40/YVTN/BNR-like repeat-containing protein → MDNEDSLFFTCGLVIKAGTIVVPGQYNSLPDEQMSRVAFCFDGNWVYNDVDDDVIGAICFRHSDRSLWMLGRKGHLRHVKTGSADFTLANVRGKFENQRIETGRLGELLCIREIANELYICGQSSQVYRHSNGGWVGISPPGAKIASPTLESLDGLSSDDIYAVGEKGLIMHYDGARWSTLDSATNRPLSRVLCKSAEEVYACGNDGVLLVGNRNQWQVLDTERTMNFWDMALYDGQLYIAHVHGLVRYDGKDFFDVDTGLLPAPGAHKLDVGDGLLYSFGVDDILKFDGSRWERVICPHNT, encoded by the coding sequence ATGGATAATGAAGACTCGCTGTTTTTTACCTGCGGCCTGGTCATCAAGGCGGGCACGATCGTCGTGCCTGGGCAGTACAACTCCCTGCCGGACGAGCAAATGTCCAGGGTCGCCTTCTGCTTCGATGGAAACTGGGTCTACAACGACGTGGACGACGACGTCATAGGCGCCATCTGTTTCAGGCACAGTGACAGAAGCCTCTGGATGCTCGGACGCAAGGGCCACCTGCGTCATGTGAAAACCGGCTCGGCGGACTTCACACTCGCCAACGTCCGAGGGAAATTCGAAAACCAGCGGATCGAAACGGGCCGGCTTGGCGAACTGCTGTGCATCCGGGAAATCGCCAATGAGCTGTATATCTGCGGTCAGTCGTCCCAGGTCTACCGTCATTCGAACGGTGGCTGGGTCGGCATCAGCCCGCCGGGGGCGAAGATAGCCTCCCCCACCCTGGAAAGCCTGGATGGCCTGTCGTCCGATGATATTTATGCCGTCGGCGAAAAGGGCCTCATCATGCATTACGACGGGGCACGCTGGAGCACCCTGGACTCTGCGACCAATCGCCCGCTGTCACGGGTCCTGTGCAAGAGCGCAGAGGAGGTTTACGCCTGCGGGAACGATGGCGTGCTGCTGGTGGGCAATCGAAATCAGTGGCAGGTACTCGATACGGAACGAACCATGAATTTCTGGGACATGGCGCTGTACGACGGGCAGTTGTACATCGCCCACGTGCATGGCCTCGTTCGATATGACGGAAAAGACTTCTTCGATGTCGACACCGGCCTCCTCCCCGCGCCCGGCGCCCACAAGCTCGATGTCGGTGACGGGCTGCTTTACTCCTTTGGAGTCGACGACATTCTCAAGTTCGATGGCAGCCGGTGGGAGCGCGTGATATGCCCGCACAACACCTGA